A stretch of DNA from Thalassospiraceae bacterium LMO-SO8:
CTGAGACGCGAACTGATCAACCTGGGCGAGGATGTGGTCAACGGCGCCTACGGCGGCGAGGTCGACGAGACCGCGACGGACCAGATCGAGCGCGCCGAACAGGCGCTGTACGATCTTGCCACCTCAGGCAATTACGAGGGCGGGTTCCAGGACTTCAAATCGTCGGTCGTCGCCGCCATCAATTCCGCCGAACTGGCGCATAAGCGCGACGGCGGTCTGGCGGGCGTGGCCACGGACTTCATCGACATGGACGCGCTGCTGGGCGGCCTGCATTCGTCGGATTTGATCATCCTGGCCGGTCGGCCGTCCATGGGCAAAACGGCCCTGGCCACCAACATCGCCTTCAACGTGGCCTGGAACCATTCCCGCACCCAGGGAGCCGAGGGCGCCGTGGTCGGCTTTTTCTCGCTGGAAATGTCGGCGGAACAGTTGGCCAGCCGTATTCTTTCGGAACAGGCGGAAATCGGCTCCGACCGCATCCGCAAGGGGCTCCTGGAGAACGACGAGTTCACCAAGCTGGTCAGCGCCTCGACCACCCTGCACAATATCCCGCTGTTCATCGACGATACCCCGGCGCTGACCGTCAGCGCGCTGCGCACCCGCGCCCGGCGCCTGAAACGCCGCCACAATCTGGGCTTGATCGTGATCGATTATCTTCAGTTGGTGTCCGGTTCCTCGACCAGCCGCAGCGACGGCCGCGTCCAGGAAGTGTCGGAAATCACCCGCGGCCTGAAAACCCTGGCCAAGGAACTGGAGGTCCCCGTGCTGGCCCTGTCGCAGTTGTCGCGAACGGTCGAACAACGCGACCCGCCACGCCCGCAGTTGGCCGACCTTCGTGAATCGGGGTCCATCGAACAGGACGCCGACGTGGTCATGTTCATCTACCGCGAAGAATATTACATGGAGCGCAAGAAGCCGTCGCGCCGCGCCGACGAGGACGACAGCAAGCTGGTCGAACGACTGGAGCGCTGGGAAGGTGCGTTGCAGGACATCCATCAGGTCGCCGAAGTGATCGTCGCCAAGCAGCGCCACGGCCCCATCGGCAACGTGCCCATGCACTTCAACGGCGCCTTCACGCGGTTCGGAAATCTGTCGAAGGACCACCCCTACCGCCAGCGCTTCCATGGCGAAGACTGACGGACAGCAATCCGGCGGCGTCGATGCACGCCTGGCCGGCGCTGTATTGACCGTCGATCTGGCCGCCCTTCAGGCCAATTACCGGCTTATTTCCAGCAAGCTTGCCGGCGGCGCCACGGCGGCGGCCGTGGTCAAGGCCGACGCCTACGGCATCGGCATCGGCCCGGCGGCCACGGCGCTGTGGGCGGCAGGTGCGCGCGATTTTTTCGTCGCCCATGCGAACGAAGGCGTGACCCTGCGCGGGCATCTGGCCGACGCCCGCATCCATGTCCTCAACGGCGCCCACGCGGGGGCCGAGGACGCGTTCCTGGAATACAACCTGATCCCGGCCCTTAACTGCCTCGGCGACGTCGACCGCTGGCGCGCGTTCTGCGTCCGGGTCGACCGGCCCCTGCCCTGCGTCCTGCATGTCGACACGGGCATGTGCCGCCTGGGCCTGGACCGGCGGGAATACGCCCGCGTGGTGGCCGACCCATCCTTGCTCGACGGCCTCGACATTCAAACCGTGATGAGCCACCTCGCCTCCGCCGACGAGGACAGCCCGCAGAACGCCCAGCAGCTTGCCCTGTTCCGGGACGCCAGGGTACATCTGCCCATGGGGCGGGCCTCCTTCGCCAATTCATCGGGCGTGTTCCTGGGCCCCGATTATCACTTCGACCTGGCCCGCCCGGGGGTCGCCCTCTACGGCGTCAATCCGACCCCCGGCAGCCCCAACCCCATGGCGCAAGTCGTTCGTCTGAAAGCAAAAATCCTACAGGTGCGGGACGTTGACAGTGCCGAGACCGTTGGCTACGGTGCCACCCACCGGATCGCGGGCCCTTCCCGCATCGCGACCCTGCCCGTGGGCTATGCGGACGGCTATCTCCGTTCTCTCGGCAACCGGGCGACGGCGTATATCGGGGACTACGAGGCGCCCCTAGTGGGACGGGTATCCATGGATCTCATCACCATCGACGTGACGGCCGTACCCGAGGCCCAATGCCGGCCCGGCATGACGATCGATCTGATCGGCCCGCGCCACACGGTCGACGATCTGGCCGCCCAGGCCGGCACCATTGGCTATGAAATCCTGACCTCGCTCGGCCGCCGGTACCACCGCGTCTACGCGGACGGCGCGGCCTAGCCACGATGACGCTTCTGCAAGCCATCGGCCGGGTCTTCCTGGCCTTTCTCGGCACCACGGGACGGCTGATCATGTTCGCCCTCACCGCGGTCACCCATTGTTTTCTGCCGCCCTATTACCCCCGCATCATGATCCGCCAGATGGTCGAGATCGGGTATTTCTCCCTGCCCGTGGTCGGCCTGACGGCGATCTTCGCGGGCATGGTGCTGGCGCTGCAAAGCTATACCGGCTTCGCCCGTTTCTCGGCCGAGGGCGCCATCGCCAACGTGGTCGTCCTGTCGATCACCCGCGAACTGGCGCCCGTGCTGGGCGGGCTGATGATCGCCGGGCGCGTGGGTGCGTCCATGGCGGCCGAGATCGGCACCATGCGGGTGACCGAACAGATCGACGCGCTGACGACGCTGTCCACCAACGCCTTCAAATACCTGGTGGTGCCGCGCATCATCGCCGGCGTGGTCATGCTGCCGATTCTGATTTTCGTCGCCGACATCATCGGCGTGTTCGGCGGCTTTCTGGTGTCGGTCTACAAGCTGGGCTTCAACCCGGCCATCTATCTACAGAACACCTGGGATTTCCTGGAACCGCTGGATGTCATTTCCGGCCTTGTGAAGGCATCGGTGTTCGGCTTCCTGGTGGCGTTGATGGGCTGCTACCACGGCTATTATTCGAAGGGCGGCGCCCAGGGCGTGGGGGCGGCGACAACCAATTCCGTGGTCTCATCCTCGATCCTGATCCTCTGCTTCAACTACATCCTGACCGAAGCCTTCTTCGGCCTATAAGGCGGGCACCATGGCCGAGCCGAAAATCCAACTGCGCGGCGTGACCAAGGCCTTCGGGACCAAGAAGGTCCTGACCGGAGTCGACCTCGAGGTTTCCAAGGGCGAAAGTGTGGTCATCATCGGCGGTTCGGGCACGGGCAAGTCGGTGACGCTGAAATGCATTCTGGGCCTGCTGCGGCCCGACGCGGGCTCCATCAAGATCGACGGCCGGGAAGTCACGGGCCTCACGACCTCGGAACGCGATCAAATCAACCGCCAGGTCGGCATGCTGTTCCAGGGCGGGGCGTTGTTCGATTCCCTGCCCGTATGGGAAAACGTCGCCTTCGGCCTGTTGTCGCGGGGACAATGCGGGCGCGCCGAAGCGCGCGAGATCGCCGTGAAGAAGCTCGCCCTGGTCGGCCTCAAGCCGCACCTGGCCGACGCGGCGCCGGCGGACCTGTCCATCGGCATGCAGAAACGCGTGGGCCTGGCCCGCGCCATCGCCACGGACCCGGAAATCATCTTCTTCGACGAACCGACGACGGGCCTCGACCCGATCATGGCCGACATGATCAACGAGTTGATCGTCCACGTGAACCGCGAGGTAGGCGCCACGGCGCTATCGATCTCCCACGACATGGAATCGGCGCGCAAGACCGGCGACCGCATCGCCATGCTGTATCAGGGCAAGATCGTCTGGGCCGGCGATCCGGATTCCGCCGAGGCGGCGGCCAACCCGATCGTCGATCAGTTCGTCCACGGCCGCGTCGATGGGCCGATCAAGATGCAGGTGCGGGCCTGAGACATCCCGCCCCCCAATTGAGTGGTTGGTGGGCGGCTGCCTGTCTTAAGGGCACCGCGCCTGAAAAAGAATGTGATGAAAATGGGTGAAACGAACAAGCCGGCCTTTCCGCAAACGCCGGACGGCGTCACCGATTGGGAAAAAGTCTTCGAAGACCCGGATCAGGGTTTGGTCGCGGCGATCCGCACCGCCCAAACATCGGATAACCTGCGCGCCTGCATGATGATCGTGATCCGGCAGTTGTTCACCCGGGACGATGACGAGCTTCAGGTTGCACAGTTAACCCGGCAACTTGACGACCTGCTGGCCCAGTCGGGTGGCGCCGTCCCAACGGACGCCGCAACCGTCATGCTGCGCCAAATCAAGGTCCAGCGGCAGGAACTGGCCCAGGCCTATCTGGCGGATAAGAAAAGGAAGAAACGCCGGAAGAACCGGCGCGCCGCCGGTTCGGCAGGCACGAAAAACGCCATCTACCTTCTGTTCAAGAACCCCAAGTACTTCATCGGCCTGGGCCTCATCCTGACAGTTCTGTTGATCGGGGTCATCGCGGCCCTCGTCATCGGCGGGGCGCACACGGCGGAAGACGTCGACCACGCGGAGCATTCCGCCACCCCGGAAAACGATGCCGAGGATGGCAAAGACGCGCCAGAGGAAAAACCGACCCAGCAGGACATGCCCCTGCCCGAATTCAAGCCAACGAAGCGAGGGGCCGCGACGGCGCCGGTGGCCGTTGTTCTGCGCCCCGTCACCCTTCCACGCAGCCTTGGCAAATGGAAGCGCGGCCCGACTCATGTCATGCCGTTTATCTTCGTCAGGGATGAGGGCGATGTCGCCAACCTGTGCCGGCAATTGCCCCATATCCTGAGCACCCTGAACGTGGAGCTCAGCAAGGCATTCCAGGATATCGACGTGTTCGACGAACAGGTTCTTTCCGGCGTCGCGCGGCGCGTCGGGATCATCCTGAACGCCCGGCTCGAACCGCCTTCGGTCACAGGCATTCGCTTGGCGATCCCCATGGATTCGAAAGACTATCCACCCGCAAAATGCGCTCTGGCGTCGGACGCCTTCGCAAAATATTTGAAATAGGCCGGCGCGCGGTCCTCCCTAGCCGGAGAACCCTGCCCCCGCCTTTTTGTATTCGTCGCGCGGCGGCGAGAAGATGTCCAGGATGACCGCCCCCTCGGGCCCGGCCTTGAAGCCGTGTTCGACCCCGCCCGGCGAGCGCCAGAAATCCCCGACCTTGACGGGAAATTCGACGCCGTCCTGGGTACGCACCCCCGATCCTTCAAGCATCACGCCCCATTGTTCCTGCGGATGACTATGGATACTGCCTTCGGCGTTGGGTTCCGCCCGCACGACGGACAGCATGGCCTGATCGCCCGGAAAGATACGGGTTTCGATGCCGTCGCAGAGCACGCGATGTATGCCCTGGGCAAGATCGTGAAGATTGAAGAAATTGTCGTCGGCCATAATGCCCTCCCGAAGTACGTTCATTGATTTTGCGACCGAACCGTCGTCCGTGCCGCTCTTGAGCTTAAAAGCTGCGGCTCAAGAACCCGCCGTTCAAGCCTGACCCGTTTCATACCAAACGTCGTCAATCAGACGTCGTACCGCCCGGTCCTCGGGGATCGGATGGCGTTCCGTATCCCGCACCTGGCCGTCATAGGCGCCGCGCCCGCCCTCAGCGAACAAACGGTGGAAGGCCTCCCGCGCATCATTGGTGCGTCCCAGCAAGGCCAGAGCGTAGGCCCTGTTGCCCGCCGCATAGGTCCGATAGGTCGGTTCAGCCTGAATTGCGAGGGCTTGGTCGAACCGCGCAAGCGCCTGTTTCAGTCCCCAACGAACTGCCCGTTCGGTCTCGTCATCCAGTTCCGACACGGCCGCCCGCGCCGCCTTGGCATCCATCAGGTCGATAAACCCCAGACCGTTGAGGGCGCGCGCCCATTGCACCCGCGCCGCCGGATCGCGGGAAAAGCGCAAGACAGCCTCGACGGCGGCGAAATCGGCAAGCGCCCCGTCTAGGTCCATGCGCTCCGCCAGCGCCATGCCCCGGTCGATCCGGCGTTCGGCGGCGTCCGGTGTAAGCTCCGGTGCTGCGTCGTTATCGTCGCTCATGATGTCCTCCCAACCGCTTTCTTATGGCGGCAAACCGGGATTCGGGCAAGATTCGCAGCTGGTGGCGGCCCGGGTTTGCCTTGCCCCTGCCTGCCCCACGCGATATGAGAAGCGAACTCGAACCGTTCATCTCGATCACCCCGGAAAGGCAAGGTTCCATTGGCCAAGCGCCCGGCGAGCCAGTACGTCTGTCAGGAATGCGGCGCCGTCCATCATCGGTGGTCCGGCAAGTGCGACGGCTGCGACGCCTGGAACACTCTGGTCGAGGAAACCCAGGGCGACGCCACGCCCAAGGGCCTGGGCACCGGCCGCAAGGGCCGCAGGATCGAATTCGTCGGCCTGAAGGGTGAAAACCCCCAGCCGCCACGCTGGACCGCCAATATGGAAGAGTTCGACCGCGTCACCGGCGGCGGGCTCGTGCAGGGCTCCGCCGTGCTGGTCGGCGGCGATCCGGGGATCGGCAAATCGACCCTTCTGATGCAGGTCGCGGCCAAGCTGGCCGCCAATCACTCGACCGCCTATATCTCGGGCGAGGAAGCGGTCGAACAGCTTCGCCTGCGCGCCCGGCGTCTGGGCCTGTCCGACGCCCCGGTGCAACTGACGGCGGCGACCAACGTGCGCGACATCGTGGCCACCCTGGACGCCCCCGGCGGCCCGGATCTGGTCATCATCGACAGCATCCAGACCATGTTCGTCGACACCCTGGAATCGGCCCCCGGCACGGTGGCACAGGTGCGGACCTCGGCCCAGGAACTGATCCGCCTGGCCAAGCGCCGGGGCTTCGCCCTGATCCTGGTCGGCCACGTCACCAAGGAAGGCACCATCGCCGGCCCCCGCGTGCTCGAACACATGGTCGACACGGTGTTGTACTTCGAGGGCGAACGCGGCCATCAGTTCCGCATCCTGCGCGCGGTCAAGAACCGTTTCGGCCCAGCCGACGAGATCGGCGTGTTCGAAATGACCGACGGCGGCCTGAACGAAATCACCAACCCCTCAGCCCTGTTTTTGGGCGACCGTGACGACGGCGACGGCCGCGAGGCCGGCTCCGCCGTGTTCGCCGGGATCGAGGGCTCACGCCCGGTCCTGGTGGAAATTCAGGCCTTGGTGGCGCACTCCAGCCTGGGCACGCCGCGGCGCGCCGTGGTCGGCTGGGATTCCGGCCGTCTGTCCATGATCCTGGCCGTTCTGGAGGCCCGGTGCGGCCTTGCGCTGGGGGCATGCGACGTGTACCTAAACGTGGCCGGTGGACTTCGCATCGGTGAGCCGGCGGCGGACCTTGCCGTCGCCGCGGCTTTGGTGTCGTCCCTGACGGGCGTGGCCCTGCCGCCGGAAACGGTCGTGTTCGGCGAAATCGGCCTGTCCGGGGAAATCCGCCCCGTCAGCCGCACGGATGTGCGCCTGAAAGAGGCTGGAAAGCTGGGCTTTACCGGCGCCTTCGTGCCGAGGGTCCGGGGCAAAAGCAAGGAAGGGGCGGCCGCCCGCGACGCGGGCCTGACGGTGAAGGCGCTGGAACGGTTGGACGACCTTGTGAGCTTATTCGAAACAGGTGCTGCACCCCGGCAGCCCGCCCGGTCCGCTTCGTGACCCGGCGCCGGAGGCGGACCGCGACATGGAAACCCTTAAGGATCTGCCGGTGAACGTGGTTGATCTTGCCGTCCTCGCGGTGCTGCTGGTCTCCGCCGTGTTCGCCTATGCCCGCGGCTTCATGCACGAGATCCTGTCGATCGGCGGCTGGATCGGCGCCATCTTCGCGACCATCTACGGCTTTCCCCATGTCCAGCCCTATGCCCGTGACCTGATCCCCATTCAGCTTGCGGCGGATCTGGCAGGCGGCGTCGCGGTCTTCGTGTTCACCCTGTTTTCCCTGTCGTTCATCATCCGTGCCATCGCCAAGCACATTCAGCAAAGCTCGCTCAACGTGCTCGACCGCTCGCTGGGCTTTTTGTTCGGTCTGGTGCGGGGCGGCCTCATCGTCTGCCTGATCTACCTCGGAATCGAATTCCTGATGACGCCCGAGGAACAGCCGAAATGGATCCGCGACGCCAAGTCCATGCCCCTGATTCTGCGGGGATCGGACACCCTGCGCGGCCTGATTCCCGACAACCTGGAAGGCAAGCTGAAGGAAGCCGCCCCCTCGGGCTTTTCCGGGCGCATGCCCAATTTGCCGAAGACCGAGGGCGAGGCCCTCAAGCGCCTGTTCACCCCGCCGGCTGACGGCGGGAAAACCACACCAAAGGACGCCTACGGCTCGAAAGAGCGGGCGATCATGGACCGCGCCATCGAAAACGCCACCGGCCAAGGCAAATAATCGGATGCGCCGGAGCAAAATAACGATGAAAAGCGATCCGATCCGGAGTACATACCCGACATGAATTCTCCCCTGCTCCTGCCCGCGTCTCCCTTCACG
This window harbors:
- a CDS encoding replicative DNA helicase; protein product: MPHNLDAEKALLGALLVNNRAYEQVAEFLKPEHFAVEQHAKVYQAAEKLIDHGQIADPVTLKRFFENENSLSEIGGPAYLTDLAASAVTVINAREYGRIVYDLYLRRELINLGEDVVNGAYGGEVDETATDQIERAEQALYDLATSGNYEGGFQDFKSSVVAAINSAELAHKRDGGLAGVATDFIDMDALLGGLHSSDLIILAGRPSMGKTALATNIAFNVAWNHSRTQGAEGAVVGFFSLEMSAEQLASRILSEQAEIGSDRIRKGLLENDEFTKLVSASTTLHNIPLFIDDTPALTVSALRTRARRLKRRHNLGLIVIDYLQLVSGSSTSRSDGRVQEVSEITRGLKTLAKELEVPVLALSQLSRTVEQRDPPRPQLADLRESGSIEQDADVVMFIYREEYYMERKKPSRRADEDDSKLVERLERWEGALQDIHQVAEVIVAKQRHGPIGNVPMHFNGAFTRFGNLSKDHPYRQRFHGED
- the alr gene encoding alanine racemase gives rise to the protein MAKTDGQQSGGVDARLAGAVLTVDLAALQANYRLISSKLAGGATAAAVVKADAYGIGIGPAATALWAAGARDFFVAHANEGVTLRGHLADARIHVLNGAHAGAEDAFLEYNLIPALNCLGDVDRWRAFCVRVDRPLPCVLHVDTGMCRLGLDRREYARVVADPSLLDGLDIQTVMSHLASADEDSPQNAQQLALFRDARVHLPMGRASFANSSGVFLGPDYHFDLARPGVALYGVNPTPGSPNPMAQVVRLKAKILQVRDVDSAETVGYGATHRIAGPSRIATLPVGYADGYLRSLGNRATAYIGDYEAPLVGRVSMDLITIDVTAVPEAQCRPGMTIDLIGPRHTVDDLAAQAGTIGYEILTSLGRRYHRVYADGAA
- a CDS encoding ABC transporter permease, whose translation is MTLLQAIGRVFLAFLGTTGRLIMFALTAVTHCFLPPYYPRIMIRQMVEIGYFSLPVVGLTAIFAGMVLALQSYTGFARFSAEGAIANVVVLSITRELAPVLGGLMIAGRVGASMAAEIGTMRVTEQIDALTTLSTNAFKYLVVPRIIAGVVMLPILIFVADIIGVFGGFLVSVYKLGFNPAIYLQNTWDFLEPLDVISGLVKASVFGFLVALMGCYHGYYSKGGAQGVGAATTNSVVSSSILILCFNYILTEAFFGL
- a CDS encoding ATP-binding cassette domain-containing protein, coding for MAEPKIQLRGVTKAFGTKKVLTGVDLEVSKGESVVIIGGSGTGKSVTLKCILGLLRPDAGSIKIDGREVTGLTTSERDQINRQVGMLFQGGALFDSLPVWENVAFGLLSRGQCGRAEAREIAVKKLALVGLKPHLADAAPADLSIGMQKRVGLARAIATDPEIIFFDEPTTGLDPIMADMINELIVHVNREVGATALSISHDMESARKTGDRIAMLYQGKIVWAGDPDSAEAAANPIVDQFVHGRVDGPIKMQVRA
- a CDS encoding cupin domain-containing protein, which encodes MADDNFFNLHDLAQGIHRVLCDGIETRIFPGDQAMLSVVRAEPNAEGSIHSHPQEQWGVMLEGSGVRTQDGVEFPVKVGDFWRSPGGVEHGFKAGPEGAVILDIFSPPRDEYKKAGAGFSG
- the radA gene encoding DNA repair protein RadA, which produces MAKRPASQYVCQECGAVHHRWSGKCDGCDAWNTLVEETQGDATPKGLGTGRKGRRIEFVGLKGENPQPPRWTANMEEFDRVTGGGLVQGSAVLVGGDPGIGKSTLLMQVAAKLAANHSTAYISGEEAVEQLRLRARRLGLSDAPVQLTAATNVRDIVATLDAPGGPDLVIIDSIQTMFVDTLESAPGTVAQVRTSAQELIRLAKRRGFALILVGHVTKEGTIAGPRVLEHMVDTVLYFEGERGHQFRILRAVKNRFGPADEIGVFEMTDGGLNEITNPSALFLGDRDDGDGREAGSAVFAGIEGSRPVLVEIQALVAHSSLGTPRRAVVGWDSGRLSMILAVLEARCGLALGACDVYLNVAGGLRIGEPAADLAVAAALVSSLTGVALPPETVVFGEIGLSGEIRPVSRTDVRLKEAGKLGFTGAFVPRVRGKSKEGAAARDAGLTVKALERLDDLVSLFETGAAPRQPARSAS
- a CDS encoding CvpA family protein; translation: METLKDLPVNVVDLAVLAVLLVSAVFAYARGFMHEILSIGGWIGAIFATIYGFPHVQPYARDLIPIQLAADLAGGVAVFVFTLFSLSFIIRAIAKHIQQSSLNVLDRSLGFLFGLVRGGLIVCLIYLGIEFLMTPEEQPKWIRDAKSMPLILRGSDTLRGLIPDNLEGKLKEAAPSGFSGRMPNLPKTEGEALKRLFTPPADGGKTTPKDAYGSKERAIMDRAIENATGQGK